The proteins below are encoded in one region of bacterium:
- a CDS encoding FISUMP domain-containing protein, producing MRKVTIFFLLVFATAQTYAQSYQISFAGTGASTTVDSVKVENLTQCTSLNLSGSDTLHLTAIGINESDLNTVPDNTIQIYPNPMTGNCSIDFEVRLRRSKTTLNLYDITGKRILQSQALLSKGHHTYNLSGLSSGIYLLKIKSDDYSYMTKIVSNNLFRLGRTEIRYVGITSSIDKQNTASNTTKTKSAKSDKSVINMQYTTGDRLKITGKSGIYRTIFMLVPTQTQTVSFNFIDCTDADSNHYAVVQIGTQVWMAENLKTTKYRNASSIPNVTESAQWDSLTPGAYCNYGNNTAEGDTYGRLYNWYAVADSRNMCPVGWHVSSDSEWTILTQYLGVGVAGGKMKENCTTLWASPNTGATNESGFSALPGGCRSYDSGVFYDVGAYGYWWASENGPTYAWYRYLSYGDADVDCDYYYERAGFSVRCVKD from the coding sequence ATGAGAAAAGTTACAATCTTCTTTTTGTTGGTTTTTGCGACAGCGCAAACTTATGCGCAGAGTTATCAAATCAGTTTTGCAGGAACAGGAGCAAGCACGACTGTTGATTCGGTAAAAGTAGAAAACCTGACACAATGCACAAGTTTAAATCTTAGCGGAAGCGATACATTACATCTTACAGCGATAGGAATAAACGAATCGGATTTAAATACCGTTCCGGATAATACTATACAGATATATCCGAACCCGATGACAGGCAATTGTTCAATAGATTTTGAAGTCCGCCTCAGGCGGAGCAAAACAACTCTTAACCTATATGATATAACAGGAAAAAGAATTTTGCAATCGCAGGCATTATTATCAAAAGGACATCATACTTACAACCTGAGCGGACTTAGCAGCGGTATATATCTTTTGAAAATAAAGTCAGACGACTATTCCTATATGACAAAAATAGTAAGCAATAATTTATTCCGACTGGGGCGAACTGAAATAAGATATGTTGGAATAACGTCAAGTATAGATAAACAAAACACAGCTTCAAATACAACAAAGACGAAAAGTGCAAAAAGTGATAAATCAGTAATAAATATGCAATATACCACAGGCGATAGATTGAAGATAACCGGGAAATCAGGGATTTATCGCACCATTTTTATGCTCGTACCAACACAAACCCAAACCGTGAGTTTCAATTTTATTGATTGCACCGATGCAGACAGCAATCATTATGCTGTAGTTCAAATAGGCACACAGGTATGGATGGCAGAAAATCTTAAAACCACTAAATACCGCAATGCTTCAAGTATACCGAATGTTACTGAGAGCGCCCAGTGGGATAGTTTAACGCCCGGAGCGTATTGTAATTATGGTAACAATACAGCCGAAGGCGATACTTATGGTCGTTTGTATAATTGGTATGCAGTAGCAGACAGTCGTAATATGTGTCCCGTTGGCTGGCACGTATCTTCTGATAGTGAATGGACAATTCTTACCCAGTATTTGGGTGTAGGTGTAGCAGGCGGTAAAATGAAAGAAAATTGCACAACGCTTTGGGCAAGCCCAAACACCGGTGCAACCAACGAAAGTGGTTTTTCGGCGCTTCCGGGTGGTTGTCGTAGCTACGATAGTGGTGTGTTCTACGATGTGGGCGCCTACGGTTACTGGTGGGCATCGGAGAACGGTCCTACATACGCATGGTACCGTTACCTGAGTTACGGTGACGCTGATGTGGACTGTGATTACTACTACGAGAGGGCTGGTTTTAGTGTCCGCTGCGTTAAGGATTAA
- a CDS encoding T9SS type A sorting domain-containing protein — protein MKKLNVLIAFTITFLSQHVWATLSVVDSILLGPNAFGPIAVDVNPTTNKIYVADSSGNVSVIDGDKNTLIATIDVGVEPRGICVNPATNKIYVANGFISNNVSVIDGTNDSVIATVAVGTYPWAICVNPTTNKIYVANYSSNTVSVIDGTNNSVIDTIAVGNSPRGICVNPTTNKIYVSNYNGNNVSVIDGTNDLVIKTIAVGYNLNPYGIGVNPATNKIYVAVYNFDNVLVIDGTKDSVITNVDVGNFEYPREICINPVTNKIYVATRSLASVIDGAKDSVVAYITCTGSRGICVNPTTNKLYVTNGPNNKYVSVIDGTNNMTMLSVNIRPDPYGICVNPTINKIYVVNSGYNNIPVIQGVQVIDTISGGLSNPFKICLNPATNKIYVLNNDSTISVIDETTYSVLNTIIVGCHPWGMDINPSTNKIYVTNVDWEMYGYVSVIDGGNDSVIAVLSSGYGYPDVCVNLVTNKVYVTNYNTSSISVLDGTSNNVVDNIVIGSAVGRMSANPVTNRIYATNGNNIFVIDGTSDSVIDTIAVGTGFSNVFANSVTNKIYAVNYSSDSILVIDGTSNSVIQALQVGEGPICMAVNPNDSLIYMSCQNAGGIWVFKDDGIGIEESKLVGTDYNLSVSQNPFSKSTVVKYFMPIRTQVILSVYDISGSCVKTLVNGEKATGSYSVNLRASDLSSGVYFVKFIAGDYKETKKLILMR, from the coding sequence ATGAAAAAATTAAATGTCCTGATAGCATTTACAATAACATTTCTGAGCCAGCATGTATGGGCGACGTTATCAGTAGTTGACAGTATATTATTAGGTCCCAACGCATTCGGGCCGATTGCTGTTGATGTAAATCCAACGACAAATAAAATTTATGTGGCTGATAGCAGTGGCAACGTTTCGGTAATAGATGGAGACAAAAACACATTAATTGCCACAATAGACGTCGGGGTAGAACCCCGGGGAATATGTGTAAACCCGGCGACCAATAAAATCTATGTGGCAAATGGATTTATTAGCAACAACGTTTCAGTAATTGACGGGACAAACGATTCAGTTATAGCCACGGTAGCTGTAGGGACTTACCCCTGGGCAATATGCGTAAATCCAACGACCAATAAAATCTATGTTGCAAATTATTCCAGCAATACTGTTTCGGTAATTGATGGGACGAATAATTCAGTGATTGATACGATAGCTGTTGGCAATAGTCCCAGGGGAATATGCGTAAATCCGACAACAAATAAAATCTATGTGTCAAATTATAACGGCAATAATGTTTCAGTGATAGACGGGACAAATGATTTAGTGATTAAGACCATAGCTGTGGGGTATAATCTTAATCCTTATGGAATAGGTGTAAATCCGGCAACGAATAAAATCTATGTTGCTGTTTATAATTTTGATAATGTTTTGGTAATTGATGGGACGAAAGATTCAGTGATTACTAATGTAGACGTAGGAAATTTTGAATATCCCAGGGAGATATGTATAAATCCCGTAACGAATAAAATCTATGTTGCAACGAGAAGCCTGGCTTCAGTAATAGATGGAGCAAAGGATTCGGTTGTTGCTTACATAACTTGTACAGGTTCCAGAGGAATATGCGTAAATCCAACAACAAACAAACTCTATGTGACAAATGGACCGAATAATAAATACGTTTCGGTAATTGACGGAACGAATAATATGACTATGCTTAGCGTAAATATTAGACCTGATCCTTATGGGATATGTGTAAACCCGACAATAAACAAAATATATGTGGTAAATAGCGGGTATAATAATATTCCGGTAATCCAGGGCGTACAGGTGATTGATACAATATCAGGTGGTCTTAGCAATCCTTTCAAAATATGTTTAAACCCTGCGACAAATAAAATCTACGTCTTGAATAACGATTCTACCATTTCGGTAATTGATGAAACAACTTATTCAGTGCTTAATACGATAATTGTTGGGTGTCATCCCTGGGGAATGGATATAAATCCCTCAACTAATAAGATTTACGTAACAAATGTTGATTGGGAGATGTACGGTTATGTTTCAGTAATTGACGGGGGAAACGATTCGGTAATTGCTGTATTATCGAGTGGATACGGCTATCCGGATGTATGTGTAAATCTGGTGACAAATAAGGTTTACGTAACAAATTATAATACTTCCAGTATTTCAGTGCTTGACGGGACAAGTAACAATGTTGTTGATAACATAGTTATTGGGAGCGCGGTTGGCAGAATGTCTGCAAATCCGGTAACGAATAGAATTTATGCGACGAACGGTAATAACATTTTTGTAATTGACGGGACAAGTGATTCGGTGATTGATACTATAGCAGTTGGAACCGGTTTTTCCAATGTATTTGCGAATTCCGTAACAAATAAGATATACGCGGTTAATTATTCCAGTGATAGCATTTTAGTTATTGATGGGACAAGCAATTCAGTCATTCAAGCATTACAGGTAGGAGAAGGTCCAATATGTATGGCAGTTAATCCAAATGACAGTTTGATATATATGAGTTGCCAGAATGCAGGCGGAATCTGGGTATTTAAAGATGATGGAATAGGAATAGAAGAATCCAAACTCGTAGGGACAGATTATAATCTGTCCGTTTCCCAAAACCCATTCTCTAAATCAACAGTTGTCAAGTATTTCATGCCCATTAGAACTCAAGTTATATTAAGCGTTTACGATATTTCCGGCAGTTGTGTAAAAACATTAGTTAATGGGGAAAAAGCGACGGGGAGTTATAGCGTCAATTTGAGGGCAAGCGATTTATCATCGGGAGTATATTTTGTGAAGTTTATTGCCGGGGACTACAAAGAAACTAAGAAATTAATATTGATGAGGTAA
- a CDS encoding arsenate reductase ArsC produces the protein MKKKTILFVCIENACRSQMAEGFAKAYAVDAVDAYSTGSSPSGVVNPIAVRVMKEKGIDMSSQISKGLGPLLIQKFDYIITIGCKDVCPFYPGAKRIEWEIPAPKGETVEEFREIRDNIEKRVIEFIDSTTEEKEKENE, from the coding sequence ATGAAAAAAAAGACAATACTTTTTGTTTGTATAGAGAATGCTTGCCGCAGTCAAATGGCGGAAGGATTTGCAAAAGCGTATGCTGTTGATGCAGTGGATGCTTATAGCACAGGTTCAAGCCCTTCGGGAGTGGTTAATCCGATTGCAGTAAGAGTTATGAAAGAAAAAGGAATAGACATGTCATCTCAAATATCAAAAGGTTTGGGGCCATTATTAATCCAAAAGTTTGATTACATCATTACGATAGGATGTAAAGATGTCTGTCCTTTCTATCCGGGAGCGAAAAGAATTGAATGGGAAATCCCGGCACCCAAAGGGGAAACCGTAGAAGAATTTAGGGAAATACGAGATAACATTGAGAAAAGAGTAATAGAGTTCATAGATTCAACAACAGAAGAAAAGGAAAAGGAAAACGAATAA
- a CDS encoding DUF488 family protein translates to MLKTKSVYEANVPEDGIRILVMRKWPRGVSKDKVDRWIKELGPSTELLNDWTEHRINWIEYEKRYRREMEDTEKRQSIKKIAELSEKKVVSLLCWEKSDEYCHRKLLKELIEKL, encoded by the coding sequence ATGTTGAAAACAAAATCAGTTTATGAGGCTAACGTCCCGGAAGATGGGATAAGAATATTAGTTATGAGAAAATGGCCAAGAGGGGTTTCCAAGGATAAGGTAGATAGATGGATAAAAGAACTGGGACCAAGCACAGAGCTGTTGAATGACTGGACTGAGCACAGGATTAACTGGATAGAGTACGAAAAAAGGTACAGGCGGGAAATGGAAGATACTGAAAAACGGCAATCAATAAAAAAAATAGCTGAGTTGTCAGAGAAAAAGGTGGTAAGCTTGCTTTGTTGGGAAAAATCCGATGAGTATTGTCATAGAAAATTATTAAAAGAGTTGATCGAGAAATTATAA
- a CDS encoding sulfide-dependent adenosine diphosphate thiazole synthase, with protein MQLDDIKISEAIIERYMKKLIASLDVDVAIAGAGPSGLIAAFYLARKHKKVALFERHLSVGGGMWGGGMMFNEIVVQEEGKKILEEFDVDTKKWKQGYYTASSVETVSSLTRAAVKAGTQIFNLISVEDVMLQKGRVTGLVLNWSATQIANLHVDPLTIRSKYVIEATGHPTEVLKVIERKSGKKLSTPSGGIEGERSMWAEVGEKSLIKNTKEVFPGVWVTGMAANAAYDSPRMGPIFGGMLLSGKYCAEQILKKLK; from the coding sequence ATGCAATTAGATGATATAAAAATTTCAGAAGCAATCATAGAAAGATATATGAAAAAGTTGATTGCCTCGCTTGACGTAGACGTTGCCATTGCAGGCGCAGGCCCTTCCGGACTTATTGCTGCCTTTTATCTTGCCAGAAAACATAAAAAAGTAGCGCTTTTCGAACGTCATCTTTCGGTAGGCGGTGGAATGTGGGGCGGCGGTATGATGTTTAATGAAATTGTAGTCCAGGAAGAAGGTAAGAAAATACTGGAAGAATTTGATGTTGATACAAAAAAATGGAAACAGGGCTATTATACTGCAAGTTCCGTAGAAACTGTGAGTAGCTTGACACGCGCAGCAGTAAAAGCAGGAACACAAATATTCAATCTGATATCCGTAGAAGATGTTATGTTGCAAAAAGGTAGAGTTACAGGGCTTGTATTAAACTGGAGCGCAACACAGATTGCTAATTTACACGTTGATCCTTTAACTATAAGGTCAAAATACGTAATTGAGGCAACCGGACATCCGACGGAGGTTCTAAAAGTTATAGAGAGAAAATCGGGAAAAAAGCTGTCAACTCCTTCCGGTGGAATAGAAGGAGAACGCTCAATGTGGGCGGAAGTTGGAGAAAAATCTCTTATTAAAAATACGAAAGAAGTGTTCCCGGGAGTATGGGTAACAGGAATGGCGGCAAATGCTGCTTATGACTCACCACGAATGGGACCTATATTTGGAGGAATGCTGTTGTCCGGTAAATACTGTGCAGAACAGATACTTAAGAAACTGAAATAG
- a CDS encoding AraC family transcriptional regulator, which yields MKRKLDKIYSKELRKYKKKLLNASKRIRTGLEYIEKNYTKRNLSLERIASYANMCYKSFSYLWGNTMKVSLPQFINDMRVAKAKKLLVKTKIESKYIAEKVGLEDTNFCRIFKDREHTTPLEYRKKHKLRTFKSSKKKIN from the coding sequence ATGAAGCGAAAACTTGATAAAATATATTCAAAAGAACTCAGGAAATACAAGAAAAAACTGTTAAATGCTTCCAAAAGAATCCGGACAGGACTTGAATACATAGAGAAAAATTATACAAAAAGAAATTTATCATTGGAAAGAATTGCATCTTACGCCAATATGTGTTACAAGAGTTTCTCATATCTCTGGGGAAATACGATGAAAGTTAGTCTACCGCAATTTATAAATGACATGAGGGTTGCAAAAGCAAAAAAATTGCTTGTAAAAACAAAAATTGAATCTAAATATATTGCAGAAAAAGTGGGGCTTGAAGATACAAATTTCTGCAGAATCTTCAAAGACAGGGAACATACTACACCTCTAGAATACAGAAAAAAACACAAATTACGTACTTTTAAGTCCTCTAAAAAAAAGATTAATTAG
- a CDS encoding DNA/RNA non-specific endonuclease gives MPKYYYKVILDYDEPELKCIGFVLPNKSSTKPLSSYAVTIDSVEVLTGIDFFPALPDSLENAIEGKVEKGKWGL, from the coding sequence GTGCCAAAATACTATTATAAGGTTATCCTTGACTATGACGAGCCTGAACTCAAATGCATCGGGTTCGTTTTGCCCAATAAATCATCAACTAAGCCATTATCGTCTTATGCTGTTACGATAGATTCTGTGGAGGTTTTGACAGGGATTGATTTCTTCCCGGCACTTCCTGATTCACTGGAAAATGCTATAGAGGGGAAGGTGGAGAAGGGGAAGTGGGGATTGTGA
- a CDS encoding DNA/RNA non-specific endonuclease, whose product MILCLFVFHYFLIGGSTNYLPSHTLTDEIIHHTAYTLQYDEKYEQADWVAYKLTKEMVKKPAVKRTNKFRADPLVKTGSAKPSDYAKSGYDKGHLCPAGDMAYSAGSMSESFYMSNMSPQMAGFNRGIWKRLEDKARAWARDNDEIHIVTGPVLKRWTPYNRKRQGCSAKILL is encoded by the coding sequence ATGATTCTTTGTTTATTCGTTTTTCACTATTTTTTAATAGGAGGTAGCACAAACTACCTCCCCTCCCACACATTAACCGACGAAATAATCCACCACACTGCCTACACCCTTCAATACGACGAAAAATATGAACAGGCAGACTGGGTAGCATACAAACTGACAAAAGAAATGGTGAAAAAACCTGCAGTCAAAAGAACAAACAAGTTCCGTGCAGATCCTTTGGTAAAAACAGGCTCTGCAAAGCCATCAGATTATGCAAAATCAGGTTACGACAAAGGGCATTTGTGCCCAGCAGGAGATATGGCATATTCTGCAGGATCAATGTCAGAATCGTTCTATATGTCAAATATGAGCCCTCAGATGGCAGGATTCAATCGAGGCATATGGAAGCGTCTTGAAGACAAAGCAAGGGCATGGGCGAGAGATAATGACGAAATTCACATAGTTACAGGACCAGTACTGAAAAGATGGACTCCCTACAATAGGAAAAGACAAGGTTGCAGTGCCAAAATACTATTATAA